A region from the Bacillus sp. Marseille-P3661 genome encodes:
- a CDS encoding DNA modification system-associated small protein — translation MKEIKKREIELLAKVCNQNNISLKLAREIIRASEKFSYENVSQGNRINEYQELIDYFSKNN, via the coding sequence ATGAAAGAAATTAAAAAAAGAGAAATTGAATTATTAGCAAAAGTTTGCAATCAAAATAATATCTCTTTAAAGTTGGCACGTGAGATTATCCGTGCCTCTGAAAAATTCTCATATGAAAATGTTAGTCAAGGTAACCGCATTAATGAATATCAAGAGTTAATTGACTATTTTTCAAAAAATAATTAG
- the dndD gene encoding DNA sulfur modification protein DndD, whose translation MLLKKLIFDNFKTYYGVQEVNLYIPKEIREEKGKNLILLGGLNGAGKTTILKAITYVLFGKRGMTEQEHKRVFSNVINNTFYDEGGRNCSVSLVIETDKGEEWNLKVKWYFDHLKRVSHEERELYVRKPNATHSKHARIDNIEAYNKLIDKIIPYHAAPFFIFDGEEIKDIVLRQNSEEMKEAIHKITGMDAYKQMLIDLRSLKSSIENKLARSVSQIKLKNIETELDEINGTIKTLEVRKDKLSSEVRKYEKLISDAKQERNQKISQNSKSREAIVKQQSRTATEIEHAKKELHDFLQHNMLNIILRNKILNLKKQLKLENELSHKRILQTASLTPYRNFMDQLLNKDIDPPLSSEQLSQIKQLGEEIWIKENKIRNTIPNDTKEIHDISNNDYTYLTTISPKDKSQISNLINRIDKLEQDLKDLEVKIRNAPEAVNIDDENNKIDILVKKLGEINLKYKTLTKKLNAALDEKTSLLNKLTRLSGQDENLEELQERNIQVEQTIKAMTQYVTEMTKMKATYIKEEFSSMLQKLFRKQDEFGKIEFDIETYTIRLYNDRMQEISIQDRSAGEMQMISSALIWALTKASDLSLPMVIDTPLGRLDSYHRNRLINFYYKELSDQVIILSTDTEITEEYVKVMEEHSYKQYMLDYDETKKYTIIRDGYFNFIKG comes from the coding sequence ATGTTATTAAAAAAACTTATATTTGATAATTTTAAAACGTATTATGGTGTTCAAGAAGTTAACTTATATATACCTAAAGAGATTAGAGAGGAAAAAGGAAAAAACCTCATTTTACTAGGTGGATTAAACGGAGCAGGGAAAACCACTATTCTTAAGGCTATAACCTATGTTCTTTTTGGTAAACGTGGAATGACGGAACAGGAACATAAACGGGTGTTTTCAAACGTTATTAACAATACATTCTATGATGAAGGGGGCAGAAACTGTTCTGTTTCGTTAGTTATAGAAACTGACAAAGGTGAAGAATGGAACTTAAAAGTGAAATGGTATTTTGACCATTTAAAAAGAGTTAGCCACGAAGAACGGGAACTTTATGTCAGAAAGCCAAATGCAACACACTCAAAACATGCACGAATTGATAATATTGAAGCTTATAACAAACTAATCGATAAAATTATCCCCTATCACGCTGCACCATTCTTTATTTTTGATGGTGAGGAAATCAAGGATATTGTGCTACGGCAAAATAGTGAAGAAATGAAAGAAGCAATCCATAAAATTACCGGAATGGACGCTTATAAGCAAATGTTAATCGATCTTCGTTCACTTAAAAGTTCTATCGAAAATAAATTGGCACGATCAGTTAGCCAAATTAAATTAAAAAACATTGAGACTGAGTTGGACGAAATTAATGGAACAATTAAAACACTTGAAGTCAGAAAAGACAAACTGTCTTCCGAAGTTCGTAAATACGAAAAACTAATAAGTGATGCAAAACAAGAACGCAATCAAAAAATTTCACAAAATTCAAAATCACGAGAAGCAATAGTTAAGCAACAATCCCGCACTGCCACTGAGATTGAACATGCAAAAAAAGAGTTACATGATTTTTTACAACACAATATGCTTAATATTATTCTGCGTAATAAAATCTTGAACTTAAAAAAACAACTTAAACTTGAAAATGAATTAAGTCATAAGAGGATCTTACAAACTGCTTCTTTGACACCCTATAGAAATTTTATGGATCAGTTACTGAATAAGGATATTGATCCACCCTTATCTTCCGAGCAACTATCGCAAATTAAACAGTTAGGTGAAGAAATTTGGATAAAAGAAAACAAGATAAGAAATACGATACCCAATGATACAAAAGAAATCCATGACATATCAAACAATGATTACACATATTTAACAACAATTTCACCAAAAGATAAAAGCCAAATTTCAAACTTAATTAATAGGATTGATAAATTAGAACAAGATTTAAAAGATCTAGAAGTAAAAATTCGTAATGCACCTGAAGCTGTTAATATCGATGATGAAAACAACAAAATTGATATATTAGTAAAAAAATTAGGTGAAATCAATTTAAAATATAAAACACTCACAAAGAAGTTAAACGCAGCGCTAGATGAAAAAACGAGTTTATTAAATAAATTAACCAGATTATCAGGTCAAGATGAAAACCTAGAAGAGCTCCAAGAGCGTAATATACAAGTAGAGCAAACTATTAAGGCAATGACTCAGTATGTTACTGAAATGACCAAGATGAAAGCTACTTATATAAAAGAAGAATTTTCATCTATGTTACAAAAGCTTTTTAGGAAGCAAGATGAATTCGGAAAGATTGAATTTGATATAGAGACTTACACAATTCGTTTGTACAATGATCGTATGCAGGAGATTAGCATTCAAGATCGCTCCGCTGGTGAAATGCAAATGATTTCTTCTGCTTTAATTTGGGCCTTAACAAAAGCGTCTGACCTATCTTTACCAATGGTGATTGATACACCTCTTGGTCGATTGGATAGTTACCATCGAAACCGATTAATTAATTTTTATTATAAAGAGCTCAGTGATCAAGTTATTATCTTATCTACTGATACTGAGATTACTGAAGAATATGTCAAAGTTATGGAAGAACATTCCTATAAACAATATATGCTAGATTATGATGAAACAAAGAAATATACGATTATTCGTGACGGATATTTCAACTTTATTAAAGGGTGA
- a CDS encoding IS1182 family transposase has translation MFNTRKNTQNEVEFVSMEDLVPEDHLLRKIDKYIDFSFIPERVRPYYCEDNGRPSLDPLILFKMMFIGYIYGIRSERQLEREIQMNIAYRWFLGLKLTDPVPHHSTISWNRRMRFKDTDIFQEIFDESVMQAINHKMVGGRVLFTDSTHLKANANKHKFIKEEVEVETREYVEELNKAIEEDRVKYGKKPLKEKEEVNETKEIRKSTTDPDCGFMSRDNKQEMFCYLDHRTTDIKYNIITDAFVTPGNVHDSVPYLKRLDRQISRFDFNVEAVALDSGYLTNPICKGLFDREIFGVIAHRRYQPTRGLFQKWKFTYDADTDVYVCPNGEQLNYRTTTREGYREYKSDSKKCTNCPLLQQCTRSKNKQKVVTRHVWEEHKEKVRLNRLSSGGKILYKYRKETVERSFADSKELHGLRYCRLRGIKNASEQVLLTAACQNMKKIANHLAKLG, from the coding sequence ATGTTTAACACTAGAAAAAATACTCAAAACGAAGTTGAATTTGTATCTATGGAAGACCTTGTCCCTGAAGATCATCTATTAAGAAAAATCGATAAGTACATAGACTTTTCATTTATTCCAGAAAGAGTTCGACCGTACTATTGCGAAGATAATGGACGTCCTTCGTTGGATCCACTTATTTTATTTAAGATGATGTTTATTGGTTATATTTACGGTATCCGTTCAGAAAGACAACTTGAACGTGAAATACAAATGAACATTGCTTACCGCTGGTTTCTTGGTCTTAAATTAACTGATCCAGTGCCACACCACTCCACTATAAGTTGGAACCGTCGAATGCGTTTTAAAGATACTGACATTTTTCAAGAGATCTTTGATGAAAGTGTTATGCAAGCCATTAATCACAAAATGGTTGGTGGGAGAGTCTTGTTTACTGATTCAACTCATTTAAAGGCAAATGCAAATAAGCATAAATTCATAAAAGAAGAAGTTGAAGTGGAGACACGTGAATATGTAGAGGAATTAAATAAAGCCATTGAGGAAGATCGAGTAAAATATGGAAAAAAGCCTCTAAAGGAAAAAGAGGAGGTGAATGAAACGAAAGAAATCCGGAAGAGTACAACTGATCCGGATTGTGGATTTATGTCACGTGATAATAAGCAAGAAATGTTCTGTTATCTAGACCACCGTACAACCGATATTAAATACAATATTATAACAGATGCCTTTGTAACTCCCGGTAATGTCCATGATTCAGTTCCTTATCTCAAGCGATTAGATCGTCAAATCTCACGATTTGATTTTAACGTAGAAGCGGTGGCACTAGATTCTGGATACTTAACAAATCCAATATGTAAGGGATTATTTGATCGTGAGATCTTTGGTGTAATTGCCCACAGAAGATATCAACCGACAAGAGGACTTTTTCAAAAGTGGAAATTTACATATGATGCGGATACAGATGTATATGTCTGTCCCAATGGTGAACAATTAAATTATCGTACCACAACAAGGGAAGGATATCGTGAATATAAATCCGACTCTAAAAAATGTACAAATTGCCCTCTCCTACAACAATGTACACGGTCAAAAAATAAGCAAAAAGTGGTCACCCGACATGTTTGGGAAGAACATAAAGAGAAGGTGAGACTTAACCGATTATCTTCAGGAGGAAAAATTCTTTATAAATATAGAAAAGAAACCGTAGAGCGAAGCTTTGCAGATTCAAAAGAACTGCATGGGCTTCGCTACTGCCGGTTACGAGGAATTAAAAATGCAAGTGAGCAAGTGCTACTTACAGCAGCTTGCCAGAATATGAAAAAGATTGCCAACCATCTGGCGAAACTTGGCTAG
- the dptH gene encoding DNA phosphorothioation-dependent restriction protein DptH codes for MSSQFYNYISSLLVDYFRQIELKQGDRFYLQLDSESDVEELVKALESIEGINTFKYKHELGEEYTTFYIPFRNIKLVIAHTSEYVKPDFLVTLRNLVGEQKGVWESTALVSIVSEQLDSIQGGSSDLQKEGMPLHPSSLFTNLKNDIENSVLEKVDQIILLDNLENLMKEQSIQQITFFEFEDIFTTLQKGSIEDAEYHKFGLFKDPDLAKFKGKDQKERLKENREFYDYVRKVHDFGLEEEELEKRFSPDGAKELIAENWREVLFPKVHKFNEDFKKLNKKKKVDYTSLKAKDKLSIWDKPYRETAAGRRKRHIVIFNPEQKEEVELQISFSLSGNDKSLSSDFLKVAKIYNESLEVDVKLTNIGAKIFTKKDKPTFVKLAYKHDNKASLGAEFYIAVLPLDPIYLDRYRSMYIVDPTNNFIALYFENDELSFGNGIGVKKVEVSEDNMLVSVLEDERLILTPLPEAFNDNDELKIKIQFQTATIPLLLKNELPESMPITGQRLWKLIRETNTDVQWIRENNRLILENREFYFHSEYRDFFEWEDYWVENGIKSARYEAEILHPEDIKLSDDLKEAYSRFITYFKIKNSIPSLCTITEDLKKRAIDLINEYQKEIKSFKNGNPAGRKGRDLFKLGTIQSNGIVYFTPFHPIMIAFKLKLYELLGTEEVDNSILNRLNPDALVPFLYDENEDLYKPDHQQAAIDWLTFKHVNKVSVSDANLYLAKVVNDKLTQFKDHFSYLFIEKSQAPLQINIINISNDLEVIRGIFLWMLKELDHEGPEKIKPVEVTLYKEENSESSFDLYARTETVSQFEELFDIKLNSKELDGEDILRIIREKLFFYKQEPSAELRYAHISFYKMHAQEHHAVQPIKEMTSGLTIDGLYSSVPSMKDEENYKSGFGTKAYCVEGENNYLTSTAYNVNELAANLRNGGNDSYRKGEAIFSRTTTADEETLERIFSSSYWVTFIDPLIDLEFFNSYDGNLVVIHYSDQYSSSSRYDAITVTDKSHQYYAVIKEFLKLKDVKGSDKNVQNTIKAFNTFNGEWLLKIIGSKGHYDREKLSIISAIKYSVSYFDHPDILWVPISLEEILRVAGAVSLNKSEGIFTAKNLGVKGSHSDDLLLIGLEYNNDQISLYFYPIEVKIGINKGEVLEKARVQVKKTKHLFVDVLTGESGEFFTGKFYRNFFAQLLLANAQKIDQSEFWNDKEYKLSDEIIEKLLKDDYQVSDNLKPYIGDGAILSFQKDAYHRSAHLEDDILLLNLTERDGYEGLVTPIEEMRQWIQEEPNDFIKEDMLSYMYKAGNNNQKLPNYQEPIHTGIQKESYKLNNGIELVPEPNIEGETLSKSPTVTGETTINKFDYNDSSDIIREDDKVTIQITDESLEQNEESSKTLGWAALEKIRIRLGRAENSNREIFWEYGNKGLANRHLLISGKSGQGKTYFMQCLLLEKSKLGIPSIVIDYTEGFLPNQLEPEFVQYLGDKLKHKIVYSEKLPINPFQKNARDIGGINLPESNTDVAERIKSVFAAVYKSLGIQQQNAIYEAVFKGLELYDDQMNLIKLKELLEEDGSNYAKTALSQIRPLIDRNPFSENQSIKWNDIVDSNGEIHIIQLTGFPRDVQLMITEFILWDLWNYSVQNGNKNKPMPVIMDEAQNLDHTEKSPSARILQEGRKFGWSAWYATQFLKAQLDSDELARLQMASQKVYFSPPEQELSNIAASLAKDNQEKKLWENKLASLRKGQCIVHGPIKNENGELSQPTVLVVDIIPLSERI; via the coding sequence ATGTCAAGCCAATTCTATAATTATATATCTTCCTTATTAGTCGATTATTTCAGACAGATCGAGCTAAAACAAGGTGATCGTTTTTATCTTCAACTTGATAGTGAATCTGATGTTGAAGAGTTAGTAAAAGCGTTAGAAAGTATTGAAGGAATAAATACATTTAAATATAAGCATGAGCTAGGTGAGGAATATACAACATTTTATATTCCTTTTAGAAACATAAAACTTGTCATAGCTCATACTTCTGAATATGTCAAACCAGATTTCCTCGTTACTTTACGAAACTTAGTTGGAGAGCAAAAAGGAGTTTGGGAAAGTACGGCATTAGTAAGTATTGTTTCGGAACAATTGGACTCAATTCAAGGAGGTAGTAGTGATTTACAAAAAGAGGGAATGCCTTTACACCCCTCCTCCCTATTTACTAATTTAAAAAATGATATTGAAAATAGTGTGTTGGAAAAGGTTGACCAAATTATTCTATTAGATAATCTAGAGAACTTAATGAAAGAACAATCAATTCAACAAATAACATTCTTTGAATTTGAAGATATATTTACGACACTACAAAAAGGGTCAATTGAAGATGCTGAATATCATAAATTTGGACTTTTTAAAGATCCAGATTTAGCAAAATTTAAAGGTAAAGATCAAAAAGAACGTTTAAAAGAAAATAGAGAGTTTTATGATTACGTTAGAAAAGTTCATGATTTCGGTTTGGAAGAAGAAGAGTTAGAAAAGAGATTCTCGCCTGATGGAGCAAAGGAATTGATAGCAGAGAATTGGCGAGAAGTATTGTTTCCAAAGGTTCATAAATTTAACGAGGACTTTAAAAAGTTAAATAAAAAGAAAAAAGTGGATTATACTTCTTTAAAAGCAAAGGATAAATTATCAATTTGGGACAAACCGTATAGGGAGACTGCAGCGGGGCGAAGAAAGAGACATATTGTAATTTTTAACCCTGAACAAAAAGAAGAGGTTGAGTTGCAAATTTCTTTTAGTCTAAGTGGGAATGACAAAAGTTTATCTTCGGATTTCCTAAAAGTAGCGAAGATATATAATGAGAGTCTAGAAGTTGATGTGAAATTAACAAATATTGGGGCAAAAATTTTTACAAAAAAAGATAAACCAACATTTGTTAAATTAGCATATAAACATGATAACAAAGCATCATTAGGGGCTGAATTCTATATTGCAGTCTTACCATTGGACCCTATATATTTAGACCGTTATCGGTCTATGTATATTGTAGATCCAACTAATAACTTTATTGCGCTTTATTTTGAAAACGATGAATTAAGTTTTGGAAATGGCATTGGGGTAAAGAAAGTAGAGGTTTCTGAGGATAATATGCTAGTTTCAGTTTTAGAAGACGAGAGGTTAATTCTCACTCCGCTGCCTGAAGCGTTTAATGATAATGATGAATTAAAGATTAAGATTCAATTTCAAACTGCTACTATTCCTCTTCTTTTAAAAAATGAATTACCAGAATCTATGCCAATCACTGGCCAACGATTATGGAAACTTATAAGAGAAACGAATACAGATGTTCAGTGGATTAGAGAAAATAATCGATTAATACTTGAAAATCGAGAGTTTTATTTTCATTCAGAATATCGCGACTTCTTTGAATGGGAAGATTATTGGGTTGAAAATGGTATAAAAAGCGCTAGATACGAAGCTGAAATACTACACCCAGAAGATATAAAATTAAGTGATGATCTAAAAGAGGCTTATAGTCGATTTATTACATATTTTAAAATTAAAAACTCAATACCTAGTTTATGTACTATAACAGAGGATCTAAAGAAACGAGCAATTGATCTTATTAATGAATATCAAAAAGAAATAAAAAGCTTTAAAAATGGGAATCCAGCAGGACGAAAGGGTAGAGACTTATTCAAACTTGGAACTATTCAATCTAATGGTATTGTATATTTTACTCCTTTTCATCCAATAATGATTGCGTTTAAACTCAAACTATATGAATTATTAGGTACAGAGGAAGTCGATAACAGTATTTTAAATCGGCTGAATCCAGATGCCCTGGTTCCATTTCTTTATGACGAGAATGAGGATTTGTATAAACCTGACCACCAACAAGCTGCTATAGATTGGTTAACGTTTAAACATGTAAATAAAGTCTCTGTCTCAGATGCAAATCTTTATTTAGCAAAAGTTGTAAATGATAAACTTACACAATTTAAAGACCATTTTTCATATTTATTTATTGAAAAGTCTCAGGCTCCTTTGCAAATAAACATTATTAATATTTCAAATGATTTAGAGGTTATTCGCGGGATTTTCTTATGGATGTTAAAAGAACTAGATCATGAAGGACCTGAAAAAATAAAACCTGTAGAAGTTACACTATATAAAGAAGAAAACTCAGAAAGTTCGTTTGATTTATATGCTCGTACAGAAACGGTATCACAGTTTGAAGAATTATTCGATATTAAATTAAATTCAAAGGAGCTGGATGGAGAAGATATCCTAAGAATCATAAGAGAAAAATTGTTTTTTTACAAACAAGAACCTAGTGCTGAGTTAAGATATGCTCACATCTCTTTTTATAAGATGCATGCCCAAGAGCATCATGCCGTTCAACCTATAAAAGAGATGACTTCCGGACTAACTATTGACGGACTGTATTCTAGCGTACCTTCAATGAAAGATGAGGAAAATTATAAAAGTGGCTTTGGTACAAAAGCATATTGTGTGGAAGGAGAAAATAATTACTTAACTAGCACAGCATATAATGTTAATGAACTAGCAGCCAATTTAAGAAATGGTGGAAATGACAGTTATCGAAAAGGTGAAGCTATTTTCTCACGGACAACTACTGCAGATGAAGAAACGTTAGAAAGAATATTCAGTTCGTCTTACTGGGTTACTTTTATTGATCCACTTATTGATTTGGAATTCTTCAACAGCTATGACGGGAATCTAGTCGTTATTCATTATAGTGATCAATATTCTTCATCTAGTCGTTATGATGCCATAACGGTGACAGATAAATCACACCAATACTATGCAGTTATTAAGGAATTTCTAAAACTGAAAGATGTTAAGGGTTCCGATAAAAATGTCCAAAATACCATTAAAGCTTTCAACACATTTAACGGTGAATGGCTTTTAAAAATTATTGGGAGTAAAGGTCATTATGACCGAGAAAAGTTAAGTATTATTTCAGCAATTAAATATTCCGTTTCTTATTTTGATCATCCAGATATTTTATGGGTTCCGATTTCACTTGAGGAAATTCTTCGTGTTGCCGGGGCAGTGAGCCTGAATAAATCTGAAGGTATATTCACGGCAAAAAACCTTGGCGTAAAAGGGAGTCACAGCGATGATTTGCTGTTAATTGGTTTAGAGTATAACAATGATCAAATATCACTTTACTTTTATCCAATCGAAGTGAAAATTGGAATTAATAAAGGAGAAGTATTAGAGAAGGCAAGAGTGCAGGTAAAGAAGACAAAACATTTATTTGTAGATGTATTAACTGGTGAAAGTGGAGAGTTTTTTACTGGAAAGTTTTATCGGAATTTCTTTGCCCAATTACTGCTAGCTAACGCTCAGAAAATTGATCAAAGTGAATTCTGGAATGATAAAGAATACAAACTTTCTGATGAAATTATTGAAAAACTATTGAAAGATGACTATCAAGTTTCAGACAATTTAAAACCATATATTGGTGACGGGGCGATATTATCATTTCAGAAAGATGCTTATCATAGAAGTGCTCATTTGGAGGATGATATTCTTCTCCTTAACCTTACAGAAAGAGACGGATATGAAGGATTGGTAACACCGATTGAAGAAATGAGACAATGGATTCAAGAAGAACCAAATGATTTTATAAAAGAAGATATGCTTTCGTACATGTATAAAGCAGGAAATAACAATCAGAAGTTACCAAATTACCAAGAACCAATTCACACAGGAATACAAAAAGAATCGTATAAATTGAATAATGGTATAGAATTGGTACCGGAACCAAATATCGAGGGAGAGACTCTTTCTAAATCGCCAACAGTTACAGGGGAAACAACTATAAATAAGTTCGATTATAATGATTCATCTGATATCATTAGGGAAGATGATAAGGTTACAATCCAAATTACAGATGAAAGTCTAGAGCAAAATGAAGAAAGCAGTAAGACTCTCGGATGGGCAGCGTTAGAAAAAATAAGAATAAGATTAGGTAGGGCTGAAAATTCTAACCGAGAAATATTTTGGGAATATGGTAACAAAGGACTTGCAAATCGTCACCTATTGATTTCAGGTAAGTCCGGGCAAGGAAAAACCTATTTTATGCAATGCTTGCTATTAGAAAAATCAAAGCTTGGTATTCCTAGCATAGTAATTGACTATACCGAAGGTTTTTTACCTAATCAGCTAGAACCAGAATTTGTTCAATACTTAGGCGATAAACTTAAGCATAAAATTGTTTACAGTGAAAAGCTACCGATTAATCCATTTCAAAAGAATGCTCGTGATATTGGGGGAATTAATCTACCAGAGTCAAATACAGATGTAGCCGAAAGAATTAAAAGTGTATTTGCGGCTGTTTATAAATCCTTAGGAATTCAACAACAAAATGCTATTTATGAAGCTGTGTTCAAAGGTTTAGAATTATATGATGATCAAATGAATTTAATTAAATTAAAGGAATTGCTTGAGGAAGATGGATCTAATTATGCCAAAACTGCTTTATCACAAATAAGACCGTTAATAGATCGCAATCCTTTTAGTGAAAATCAATCAATCAAATGGAATGATATTGTGGATAGTAATGGGGAAATTCATATCATTCAATTAACAGGTTTCCCGAGGGATGTACAATTAATGATCACTGAGTTTATTCTTTGGGATTTATGGAATTATTCAGTTCAAAATGGTAATAAGAATAAACCAATGCCTGTGATTATGGATGAAGCCCAGAATCTAGATCATACCGAAAAATCACCATCAGCAAGAATATTGCAGGAAGGTCGAAAATTTGGATGGTCAGCATGGTATGCAACTCAATTTTTGAAAGCGCAATTAGATTCAGATGAGTTAGCTAGATTGCAAATGGCTTCTCAAAAGGTCTACTTTTCACCACCAGAGCAGGAATTATCGAATATTGCTGCTAGTTTGGCTAAAGACAATCAAGAAAAGAAACTTTGGGAAAATAAACTTGCTTCATTGAGAAAAGGGCAGTGTATAGTCCATGGCCCAATTAAAAATGAAAATGGGGAATTATCACAACCTACTGTTTTGGTAGTAGATATAATACCACTATCAGAAAGAATATAA